In Paraburkholderia phenazinium, the following are encoded in one genomic region:
- a CDS encoding alpha/beta fold hydrolase — MNTPESDFISVRGVRLHVRRWGNPGAPTLFMLHGWMDVAASFQFVVDALGGDWQVIAPDARGFGLSDWPVAERGGGSYWFQDYVADLDALLDHYAPSGEVNLVGHSMGANVVCLYAGARPERVRRVVDLEGFGLAAAKASQSPKRLRSWLDELREPPQLKRYASLDEVAARLTKTNPRLAPQRARFLAEHWSKPDGAGGFMLQADPAHKLRSPLLYRLDEIMAVWANVRAKVLHVEAAGSPTLAQIAGDVPLDEFKARFSAFPNWREKIIEGAGHMVHHDQPEQVAALIEGFCA; from the coding sequence ATGAACACTCCCGAATCCGACTTCATCTCCGTGCGCGGCGTGCGTCTGCACGTGCGCCGCTGGGGCAATCCCGGCGCCCCGACGCTGTTCATGCTGCACGGCTGGATGGACGTCGCGGCGTCGTTCCAGTTCGTGGTGGACGCGCTCGGCGGCGACTGGCAGGTGATCGCACCGGACGCCCGGGGCTTTGGCCTGTCCGACTGGCCGGTGGCGGAGCGCGGCGGCGGCAGCTACTGGTTTCAGGACTACGTGGCGGATCTCGACGCGCTGCTCGACCACTACGCGCCGTCCGGCGAAGTGAACCTGGTGGGGCACAGCATGGGCGCGAACGTGGTTTGCCTCTATGCCGGGGCGCGCCCGGAGCGGGTCCGGCGGGTGGTGGACCTGGAAGGCTTCGGCCTCGCGGCGGCGAAGGCCAGCCAGTCGCCAAAGCGTTTGCGTAGCTGGCTCGACGAATTGCGCGAGCCGCCGCAATTGAAGCGGTACGCCTCGCTCGACGAGGTCGCGGCGCGTCTGACGAAGACCAACCCGCGCCTCGCGCCGCAGCGCGCACGCTTTCTGGCCGAGCACTGGTCGAAACCGGACGGCGCGGGCGGCTTCATGTTGCAGGCGGATCCGGCGCACAAGCTGCGCAGCCCGCTCCTGTATCGCCTCGACGAAATCATGGCGGTCTGGGCTAACGTTCGCGCCAAGGTGCTGCACGTCGAGGCCGCCGGCTCGCCGACCCTCGCACAGATTGCCGGCGACGTGCCGCTCGACGAGTTCAAGGCGCGTTTCAGCGCGTTTCCCAACTGGCGCGAAAAGATCATCGAGGGCGCGGGTCAC
- a CDS encoding ferritin-like domain-containing protein produces MNSAVSAASDMPRTSSEPLSEPSSEPFCARTEALRALRQCDPLAKADAVRALYASVLQGDAACSPSSPLDEPPGLPGRPERPELVEPRKLGRRSMQSPEGRAVLLHALAHIEFNAINLALDAVWRFGGMPAAFYTDWLKVAAEEAHHFSLLVARLAEFGHAYGDFPAHDGLWDMCERTRGDVLARMALVPRTLEARGLDASPPIRARLQQAGDHESAAILDVILRDEIGHVLIGNRWFRHLCEQGSLDPHSTYVQLADQYHAPKLRGPFNFEARRDAGFDEAELAALAGLEERPPAAE; encoded by the coding sequence ATGAATTCCGCCGTTTCTGCTGCTTCCGACATGCCTCGCACATCGTCTGAACCTTTGTCTGAACCTTCGTCTGAACCCTTCTGTGCCCGCACCGAGGCGCTGCGCGCGCTGCGTCAGTGCGATCCGCTCGCCAAGGCCGACGCCGTGCGGGCGCTGTACGCCAGCGTGCTGCAGGGCGACGCGGCCTGCTCGCCATCCTCGCCGCTCGATGAGCCGCCCGGCCTGCCCGGACGGCCGGAACGCCCCGAACTGGTCGAGCCGCGCAAGCTCGGCCGGCGCAGCATGCAATCGCCCGAGGGGCGCGCCGTGCTGCTGCACGCGCTGGCGCACATCGAGTTCAACGCCATCAATCTCGCCCTTGACGCCGTCTGGCGCTTCGGCGGCATGCCGGCCGCCTTCTACACCGACTGGCTCAAGGTGGCGGCCGAAGAGGCCCACCATTTCTCGCTGCTGGTCGCCCGGCTTGCCGAATTCGGTCATGCCTACGGCGATTTTCCCGCCCACGATGGCCTGTGGGATATGTGCGAGCGCACACGCGGCGACGTTCTGGCGCGCATGGCGCTGGTGCCGCGCACGCTCGAAGCGCGCGGCCTCGATGCCTCGCCGCCGATTCGCGCGCGGCTGCAGCAGGCGGGCGATCACGAATCGGCGGCGATTCTCGACGTCATCCTGCGCGACGAGATCGGCCACGTGCTGATCGGCAACCGCTGGTTTCGCCACCTGTGCGAACAGGGCAGTCTCGATCCGCACAGCACCTACGTTCAGCTTGCCGACCAGTATCACGCACCGAAATTACGCGGCCCGTTCAATTTTGAGGCGCGCCGCGACGCCGGTTTCGACGAGGCGGAACTGGCCGCCCTGGCGGGGCTCGAGGAGCGGCCGCCGGCCGCGGAGTAA
- a CDS encoding gamma carbonic anhydrase family protein yields the protein MAIYKLGDAAPTIHESVFVADTATIIGKVSLEENSSIWFGAAIRGDNELISVGQGSNVQEGAVLHTDPGYPLTIEANVTIGHQAMLHGCTIKEGALVGIQAVVLNGAVIGRNCLVGAGAVVTEGKVFPDNSLILGAPAKVVRELTEADIAGMRRNAANYAERRAFFKAQLVRIG from the coding sequence ATGGCAATTTACAAGCTGGGCGATGCAGCCCCTACCATCCACGAGAGCGTGTTCGTCGCGGATACCGCAACCATCATCGGCAAGGTCTCGCTCGAGGAAAATTCGAGCATCTGGTTCGGCGCGGCGATCCGCGGCGACAACGAACTGATTTCGGTCGGCCAGGGCAGCAACGTCCAGGAAGGCGCCGTGCTGCATACCGATCCCGGCTACCCGCTCACCATCGAAGCCAACGTGACGATCGGCCATCAGGCCATGCTGCACGGCTGCACCATCAAGGAAGGCGCGCTCGTCGGAATTCAGGCGGTGGTCTTGAATGGTGCGGTGATCGGCCGCAACTGTCTGGTCGGAGCAGGCGCCGTCGTCACCGAGGGCAAGGTATTTCCTGACAATTCGCTGATTCTGGGCGCGCCGGCCAAGGTTGTGCGCGAACTGACGGAAGCCGACATCGCCGGCATGCGCCGTAACGCGGCCAATTACGCCGAACGGCGCGCATTTTTCAAGGCGCAGCTCGTGCGTATCGGCTAG
- the hslO gene encoding Hsp33 family molecular chaperone HslO — protein MNDQLQKFMFSAAPVRGEIVSLRNTWQEVLTRRDYPAPVRTILGEMMAACALLSANLKFDGTLIMQIFGDGPVKMLVVQCSSDLSMRATAKFSGEADSTIGDDTTLIELVNASGHGRCVITLDPRVKQPGQQPYQGIVPLSGLDGPLKSMSEVLEHYMHHSEQLDTRLWLAANTERAVGMLLQKLPGDGGIVPHPGELDVDTWERVCTLGGTLSQDELLKEEPETVFRRLFWQENVQHFEPAPARFECSCSREKVGAMLKMLGREEVDSVIEERGHVEIHCEFCNQRYEFDPVDVAQLFVASELSQGVSPAADQRH, from the coding sequence GTGAACGACCAGTTGCAAAAATTCATGTTCAGCGCAGCGCCGGTGCGCGGCGAGATCGTTTCGCTGCGCAATACGTGGCAAGAAGTGCTGACCCGCCGCGACTATCCGGCGCCGGTGCGCACGATACTCGGCGAAATGATGGCCGCGTGCGCGCTGCTGTCGGCGAACCTGAAGTTCGACGGTACGCTCATCATGCAGATTTTCGGCGACGGTCCGGTCAAGATGCTGGTGGTGCAATGCAGCTCGGATCTCTCGATGCGCGCCACCGCCAAGTTTTCCGGCGAAGCGGACAGCACCATCGGCGACGACACGACGCTCATCGAACTGGTCAACGCCAGCGGCCACGGCCGCTGCGTGATCACGCTCGACCCGCGCGTCAAGCAGCCGGGCCAGCAGCCCTATCAGGGCATCGTGCCGCTGTCGGGCCTCGACGGTCCGCTCAAGTCGATGTCGGAGGTGCTCGAGCATTACATGCACCACTCCGAGCAGCTCGACACGCGCCTGTGGCTCGCGGCCAATACCGAACGCGCCGTCGGCATGCTGCTGCAGAAGCTGCCCGGCGACGGCGGCATCGTCCCGCACCCGGGCGAGCTCGACGTCGACACCTGGGAGCGCGTCTGCACGCTCGGCGGCACGTTGTCGCAGGACGAACTGCTCAAGGAAGAGCCGGAGACCGTCTTCCGGCGCCTGTTCTGGCAAGAAAACGTTCAGCATTTCGAACCGGCGCCGGCGCGCTTCGAATGTAGCTGCTCGCGTGAGAAGGTCGGAGCGATGCTGAAAATGCTCGGCCGCGAAGAGGTGGACAGCGTGATCGAAGAGCGCGGCCACGTCGAGATTCACTGCGAGTTCTGCAACCAGCGCTATGAGTTCGATCCGGTCGATGTGGCGCAACTTTTTGTCGCCAGCGAGCTCTCACAAGGTGTCTCTCCCGCTGCGGACCAGCGGCATTAA
- the ftsB gene encoding cell division protein FtsB, protein MRLVTAVLIVLLALIQYPLWWGHGGWLRVHELQGELAQQVQKNADEKLRNERIAGEVQDLQNGTAAVEERARYEMGMVKDGEVFVQFVSPNAPLPTPNNASVTTSTRGEVSAAPVRVVPNPESRAKPDRKHAGKDAKDKSSKEKKPAH, encoded by the coding sequence ATGCGGCTTGTCACTGCTGTCCTGATCGTACTGCTGGCGCTGATCCAGTACCCGCTCTGGTGGGGGCATGGCGGCTGGCTGCGCGTCCATGAACTGCAAGGCGAACTGGCGCAGCAGGTGCAGAAGAACGCCGACGAGAAGCTGCGCAACGAACGCATCGCGGGCGAAGTGCAGGATCTGCAGAACGGTACTGCGGCGGTGGAAGAGCGCGCGCGCTACGAGATGGGGATGGTGAAGGACGGCGAGGTGTTCGTGCAGTTCGTCTCGCCCAACGCACCGTTGCCGACGCCGAATAACGCCTCGGTGACGACCTCGACGCGTGGCGAGGTCTCGGCCGCGCCGGTGCGCGTGGTGCCGAATCCGGAATCGCGGGCGAAGCCGGATCGCAAGCACGCCGGCAAGGACGCGAAGGACAAGAGTTCGAAAGAGAAGAAGCCGGCGCATTGA
- the eno gene encoding phosphopyruvate hydratase: MSAIVDIIGREILDSRGNPTVECDVLLESGTMGRAAVPSGASTGSREAIELRDGEAGRYGGKGVLKAVEHINTEISEAIMGLDASEQAFLDKTLLELDGTDNKSRLGANAMLAVSMAVAKAAAEEAGLPLYRYFGGSGAMQLPVPMMNIVNGGAHANNSLDIQEFMIVPVSQPTFREALRCGAEVFHALKKILSDRGMSTAVGDEGGFAPNFGSNDECLSTILQAIEKAGYRAGEDVLLALDCAASEFYHDGKYQLAGEGLQLSSTEFADYLANLADKFPIVSIEDGMHESDWAGWKILTDKLGKKIQLVGDDLFVTNTRILKEGIDKGIANSILIKINQIGTLTETFAAIEMAKRAGYTAVISHRSGETEDSTIADIAVGLNAGQIKTGSLSRSDRISKYNQLLRIEEDLGDIASYPGKSAFYNLR; the protein is encoded by the coding sequence ATGAGTGCTATCGTAGATATCATCGGTCGAGAGATTCTCGATTCGCGAGGCAACCCCACCGTCGAATGCGACGTGCTGCTCGAGTCGGGCACGATGGGCCGCGCTGCGGTTCCGTCGGGTGCATCGACGGGTTCGCGCGAAGCGATCGAACTGCGCGACGGCGAAGCCGGCCGTTACGGCGGCAAGGGCGTGCTGAAGGCTGTTGAGCACATCAACACCGAAATCTCCGAAGCGATCATGGGCCTCGACGCTTCCGAGCAAGCTTTCCTCGACAAGACCCTGCTCGAACTCGACGGCACCGACAACAAGTCGCGCCTCGGCGCCAATGCGATGCTGGCTGTGTCGATGGCGGTCGCCAAGGCTGCCGCCGAAGAAGCCGGCCTGCCGCTGTACCGCTACTTCGGCGGCTCGGGCGCGATGCAACTGCCGGTGCCGATGATGAACATCGTCAACGGCGGCGCGCACGCCAACAACAGCCTGGACATCCAGGAATTCATGATCGTGCCGGTCAGCCAGCCGACCTTCCGCGAAGCACTGCGCTGCGGCGCCGAAGTGTTCCACGCGCTGAAGAAGATCCTGAGCGACCGCGGCATGAGCACGGCGGTGGGCGACGAAGGCGGTTTCGCACCGAACTTCGGCAGCAACGACGAATGCCTGTCCACGATTCTGCAAGCCATCGAGAAAGCCGGCTACCGCGCCGGTGAAGACGTGCTGCTGGCACTGGACTGCGCCGCGAGCGAGTTCTACCACGACGGCAAGTACCAGTTGGCGGGCGAAGGCCTGCAACTGTCGTCGACGGAATTCGCGGACTATCTGGCGAATCTGGCCGACAAGTTCCCGATCGTCTCGATCGAAGACGGCATGCACGAAAGCGACTGGGCCGGCTGGAAGATCCTGACCGACAAGCTCGGCAAGAAGATCCAACTGGTGGGCGACGACCTGTTCGTCACCAACACGCGCATCCTGAAGGAAGGCATCGACAAGGGCATCGCCAACTCGATCCTGATCAAGATCAACCAGATCGGTACGCTGACGGAGACCTTCGCCGCGATCGAAATGGCCAAGCGCGCCGGCTACACCGCCGTGATCTCGCACCGCTCGGGCGAAACGGAAGATTCGACGATTGCCGATATCGCCGTGGGCCTGAACGCCGGCCAGATCAAGACGGGTTCGCTGTCGCGTAGCGACCGGATCTCGAAGTACAACCAGTTGCTGCGTATTGAAGAGGACCTGGGCGATATCGCCAGCTACCCGGGCAAGTCGGCGTTCTACAATCTGCGTTGA